A section of the Mesorhizobium loti genome encodes:
- a CDS encoding MFS transporter encodes MSGVAREEVNPASSATFAPLESSTFRPIWIATQVSSLGWLIQMVAISWLMATISTSDVMVALVQASTTLPTFLLSIVAGALADNYSRRNLMFAGWCVIALSSTMLTVVAGLGIFNPWMVLAFSCLAGVGAAFTDPAWHASVGDILRKRDVPAAVTLISVGYNAVRSIGPALGGVVVASFGPLTAFAVATLTYLMLLWTIGRCKWHVRSSPLPSEPLTTAIHDGARFTALSSEIKAAIARGALFGLTSISILALLPLVARDQLGGGPIVYGILMAGFGTGALFAGICNNTLRRRLSQERLTTLSCIACAACCLSLAFTPSVAVAVIALALGGAGWVVTWTGLDVSVQLASPRWVVGRTLSIYYALSSGGIAAGSWLWGTVAESNSLSSALELSGGALLLVAGTGFLLPIRQWKDSDQAPLGFETPQVALELKPRSGPIVAKIEYSIPEANVEAFLEQMRERRRVQSGVGARHWNLQRDLQQPSHWTETFRTPTWMDYLRLNHRLTAADKELDQRLLALHLGELPPRTTLAIERPTGAGRKRDQSMRFFFRR; translated from the coding sequence ATGAGCGGGGTGGCGCGTGAAGAAGTTAATCCGGCGTCATCGGCAACGTTTGCGCCGCTTGAGAGTTCAACTTTCCGTCCGATCTGGATTGCCACACAGGTATCCAGTCTAGGGTGGCTGATTCAAATGGTCGCCATCAGTTGGCTGATGGCGACCATTTCGACATCGGATGTGATGGTCGCCTTGGTGCAGGCTTCGACGACGTTGCCCACATTCCTCCTGTCAATCGTCGCCGGCGCCCTAGCCGACAATTACAGCCGCCGCAATCTCATGTTCGCTGGCTGGTGCGTGATCGCATTGTCCTCGACGATGCTGACTGTTGTTGCAGGCCTCGGAATTTTCAATCCATGGATGGTTCTTGCATTCAGCTGTTTGGCCGGAGTAGGCGCCGCTTTCACCGACCCCGCCTGGCACGCGTCGGTCGGCGATATTCTGCGCAAGCGCGATGTTCCGGCCGCCGTCACGCTTATCTCGGTCGGATATAACGCCGTCCGAAGCATCGGTCCAGCTCTCGGTGGCGTCGTGGTTGCTTCCTTTGGCCCTTTGACGGCTTTCGCCGTGGCGACGCTTACGTATCTGATGCTGCTGTGGACCATAGGGCGCTGCAAATGGCATGTTCGGTCGTCACCGCTGCCGAGTGAACCATTGACCACGGCGATCCATGACGGAGCGCGCTTCACCGCCCTGTCATCCGAAATCAAGGCAGCAATTGCCCGCGGTGCCCTTTTTGGCCTGACGAGCATCTCCATACTAGCGCTCTTGCCTCTCGTCGCCCGCGATCAGCTGGGGGGAGGGCCAATCGTTTACGGCATCCTGATGGCCGGCTTCGGGACCGGCGCCTTGTTCGCCGGCATCTGCAACAACACTCTGAGACGGAGGCTGTCCCAGGAACGTTTGACGACTCTGTCGTGCATCGCCTGTGCGGCTTGTTGTCTATCGCTTGCTTTCACCCCCTCGGTGGCGGTGGCGGTTATCGCGCTGGCGCTCGGCGGCGCGGGCTGGGTCGTGACCTGGACCGGGCTGGACGTGAGCGTCCAGTTGGCGAGTCCAAGGTGGGTCGTTGGTCGCACGCTCTCGATCTATTATGCTCTTTCATCCGGCGGCATCGCGGCTGGCAGCTGGCTGTGGGGTACGGTGGCCGAGAGCAATTCGCTAAGCTCGGCTCTGGAGCTTTCAGGTGGCGCGCTGCTGCTGGTCGCCGGCACCGGCTTCCTGCTGCCCATCCGTCAATGGAAAGACTCCGATCAGGCCCCTCTTGGCTTCGAAACGCCTCAGGTTGCCCTGGAATTGAAACCACGAAGCGGGCCGATCGTCGCCAAGATCGAATATTCAATACCCGAAGCAAATGTCGAAGCGTTCCTGGAGCAGATGCGGGAACGCCGGCGAGTACAAAGCGGCGTCGGTGCGCGACACTGGAATCTCCAGCGCGACCTACAACAGCCTTCGCATTGGACAGAAACCTTCCGCACCCCGACCTGGATGGACTACCTTCGCCTGAACCACCGCCTTACGGCAGCCGACAAGGAGTTGGACCAGCGTCTCCTCGCATTGCATCTAGGAGAGCTTCCTCCTCGAACCACACTTGCGATCGAGCGGCCGACCGGAGCTGGCCGCAAGCGGGACCAATCGATGCGGTTCTTTTTCCGGCGTTGA
- a CDS encoding type III secretion protein has product MDDIPSRGHNSIGSSVAMMGADDNIKVAVAVVMGAACCNQNAPLSAIVHAPHMAADEWSMTSSASVSMKQITDEGDEIPVKLGHIWNELRRGSRDPRSTVVMDAWANGPAVRLKDSAWSGVPVKEGHWSMDKSTAEFLKNRVEGLIPFVHPDTNEQTANDLRRKQNEPTSWKKYAEVQVISPEFADSVRNALSRIPEDQQKEIASRMIQEAYGMDPSSRTHQDAVESVLVAANQLDSLPRPPVEPPELAAYHQFDANQQTQAHAVPGMQDILPQMPPPQHAAEERNANLDGHIAGLEAEVRAAGAQISYEQLRRGGQVGQPISHAYNHAREDLMAASRSRDRSGR; this is encoded by the coding sequence GTGGACGACATTCCCTCTCGCGGCCACAACAGCATCGGATCGTCGGTTGCAATGATGGGAGCAGACGACAACATTAAGGTTGCAGTGGCCGTAGTCATGGGAGCGGCGTGCTGCAATCAGAACGCTCCCCTTTCCGCTATCGTCCACGCCCCACACATGGCGGCCGACGAGTGGAGTATGACCTCTAGTGCTTCCGTGTCAATGAAACAGATAACCGACGAAGGTGATGAGATCCCAGTCAAGTTAGGTCACATTTGGAACGAACTGCGGCGCGGAAGCCGCGACCCGAGGTCGACCGTGGTTATGGATGCCTGGGCCAACGGCCCCGCTGTTCGGTTGAAAGACAGCGCATGGAGCGGAGTGCCGGTCAAGGAGGGTCATTGGTCGATGGACAAAAGCACCGCCGAATTCCTGAAAAACCGTGTTGAGGGGTTGATTCCGTTCGTGCATCCGGACACAAATGAACAGACTGCCAACGATTTGCGCCGGAAGCAAAACGAACCCACTTCGTGGAAAAAATATGCAGAAGTACAAGTGATCTCACCCGAGTTCGCCGATAGTGTACGCAACGCATTGTCCCGTATTCCTGAAGACCAACAAAAGGAAATCGCATCACGGATGATTCAGGAAGCCTACGGAATGGATCCTTCCTCGCGCACGCACCAAGACGCAGTGGAATCAGTTCTGGTCGCCGCCAACCAACTGGACTCGCTGCCCCGGCCTCCTGTCGAGCCGCCGGAATTGGCGGCGTATCACCAGTTCGACGCAAATCAACAGACCCAAGCTCACGCAGTTCCCGGCATGCAAGACATCTTGCCGCAGATGCCTCCGCCGCAGCATGCAGCAGAGGAACGGAATGCGAATCTGGACGGCCACATAGCAGGTCTTGAAGCTGAAGTCCGTGCGGCAGGTGCGCAAATCTCCTATGAACAGCTGCGGCGGGGTGGTCAAGTCGGGCAGCCCATAAGCCACGCCTACAATCACGCCCGCGAGGATCTAATGGCTGCCTCCAGAAGCAGAGATCGCTCCGGCCGTTGA
- a CDS encoding response regulator, with protein sequence MKHVLVIDDDAPMRHLIAEYLTMHALKVTAVHDSKQFDYVLSHEPVDLVVVDLNLGREDGLAIVRNLATKSHVPIIVISGDRLDEAEKVVALELGATDFIAKPFGMREFLARIRVALRERIPRTRDQRSFRFGAWKLSVKQRRLIFEERGEVKLTAGEFNLLIAFLENPRNVLSRERLLLASRVRGEEVCDRSVDVLIMRLRRKLEVDAANPCLVKTSRGAGYFFNADVDVSYGGISAA encoded by the coding sequence TTGAAACATGTTCTTGTCATCGATGATGATGCCCCAATGCGGCACCTCATCGCCGAGTACCTCACGATGCATGCCTTGAAGGTAACCGCAGTCCACGATAGCAAGCAGTTTGACTATGTTCTTTCACATGAGCCAGTCGATCTCGTGGTTGTTGACCTTAATCTAGGCCGGGAGGATGGACTTGCGATCGTCCGCAATCTGGCGACAAAATCGCATGTTCCGATCATAGTGATCAGCGGCGACCGGCTTGATGAGGCGGAAAAAGTGGTTGCACTGGAGCTCGGCGCAACCGATTTCATTGCCAAGCCTTTCGGGATGCGCGAATTCTTGGCCCGCATTCGAGTAGCGTTACGAGAGCGCATTCCTCGAACCAGAGATCAGCGCTCATTTCGCTTTGGGGCCTGGAAGCTCAGCGTCAAGCAGCGGCGACTGATCTTTGAGGAGCGTGGTGAGGTCAAGCTTACCGCAGGTGAGTTCAATCTCTTGATCGCGTTCTTGGAGAACCCACGCAACGTGTTATCCAGAGAACGGCTTCTGCTCGCGAGCCGTGTGCGTGGAGAAGAGGTCTGTGATCGAAGTGTCGATGTCCTGATTATGCGCCTGCGCCGAAAGCTGGAGGTTGATGCGGCCAATCCTTGCCTGGTCAAAACGTCCCGTGGTGCAGGGTACTTCTTCAACGCTGACGTAGATGTCAGCTACGGAGGGATCTCGGCAGCTTGA
- the virB2 gene encoding pilin major subunit VirB2 yields MLRTAAEYVPAAAAGAAWTVFSIGPASAQVTGGTDPAKMVQNICTFVLGPFGQSLAVLGLVAIGISWMFGRASLGLVAGVVGGIVIMFGASFLGKALIGGG; encoded by the coding sequence ATGCTGCGCACGGCGGCTGAATATGTACCGGCCGCTGCTGCAGGCGCGGCGTGGACGGTCTTCTCCATCGGGCCAGCCTCGGCTCAGGTGACCGGAGGGACGGATCCCGCCAAGATGGTCCAGAATATCTGCACCTTCGTACTTGGCCCCTTCGGACAATCACTGGCCGTGCTCGGACTCGTGGCCATCGGCATCTCTTGGATGTTCGGTCGTGCTTCACTTGGCCTGGTTGCGGGTGTCGTTGGAGGGATCGTCATCATGTTCGGCGCCAGCTTCCTGGGCAAGGCGCTCATAGGCGGTGGCTGA
- a CDS encoding Ulp1 family isopeptidase produces MQDLEEEQAGQARQVGFEQHVAEALRPLFDDRADEPPTNPEALLRLEQGFREMLQRGQDDQAASSFFSDPGMPAGPGDLNSGVADAFAAAGSGHAGVDAAAPPVLAASQQQIRPSPDALEQGNHLPPERVIINNEHSTALLRTAERQRTLNTPQPAAIQQPLSEIGNSGGRVPMQPPMQQLGELPLEGVPVQGTGSEHIGRLHAEAAPSARSEAPPAAIEDSINVSFAVPKGFSHRTQRVPDAMLSFLDPHAPLPDAGQARQVSFEQHVAEPRRADPAPGASGAREARYRHLSGEHRDVIDKAIAHAAAQQHHSAATVRIYSHALRRLANDLGARGQAIDLKNHQSLVDHVDTFFPENHGMKTALNVLRAYHEPGYSAAAARPAVPSKADARILEQLASDSSLGFGSRNNYGRNLRRFSEALGSWGQTISGLDHNSRIKSAATLFPGNRNLFFALQRVRDAESASDRSVADAFAAAGSGHAGVEAAAPPVLAASQRQIRPWPDALDQGNHLAPERVIINNEHSTALLWPAERQRALNTPQAVAIQQPLSEIGNSGGRMPMQAPMQQLDELLLEGVPVQWTGSEHIGRLHAEAAPSAWSENPPAAIENSINVSFAVPQGFSHGIQGVPGAMLSSLDHYGYGFLPDAEKKEWNHEIEGRGYAAERPEGRNDFSLVHRGPMSEAAAAAVPARAPGPASPATARLSDAYRGVPLVDLTTTSDARIGAFPSGSSNLPAGAVLGATELLSDAHIQRDYEFLEQQLQQADPALAARTRLVDPSVSHLLRHMEQPDALGTLQSIYNRNADPPDFLFVPVNDGTPSNRGTHWSLLLVDRRDPQRTVAYHYDSVQQNDSVQQNRRGYNDAPARELATRLDATILVTPETAQQNNLVDCGVFVVDGTRELVLRLANQERPERQLPLDLNYLVADRQALQNRLRQGRLPHELAAIPADAFAAAGSQVQHAVLQEQQARQVAPAPFEPHLGRTRESQDELTGTLDNRVNREGVIINTERYTVLLRPAKMQRTDNPQSFATGRQASEANTSSIRQDSDQTRADLMASSRSRERFDAGR; encoded by the coding sequence GTGCAGGACTTGGAAGAGGAGCAAGCGGGCCAGGCCCGGCAAGTGGGCTTTGAGCAGCACGTGGCCGAGGCGCTCCGGCCGCTGTTCGATGATCGAGCTGACGAGCCGCCAACCAATCCAGAGGCGCTTCTGCGACTGGAACAGGGGTTCCGCGAAATGCTTCAGCGAGGGCAGGATGATCAAGCCGCCTCGTCTTTTTTCAGCGACCCCGGGATGCCCGCTGGACCGGGTGACCTCAACAGCGGCGTGGCGGACGCTTTCGCAGCGGCCGGCTCTGGGCATGCCGGAGTTGATGCCGCCGCCCCGCCAGTGTTAGCTGCCAGCCAACAGCAGATCCGGCCCTCGCCGGATGCGCTTGAACAGGGCAACCACCTGCCACCCGAGCGGGTCATCATCAACAATGAACATTCCACGGCGCTGTTGCGGACAGCGGAGAGGCAGAGGACCCTGAATACGCCGCAACCCGCCGCCATTCAGCAGCCGCTGAGCGAAATCGGCAATTCAGGCGGCCGCGTGCCGATGCAGCCCCCCATGCAGCAGTTGGGTGAATTGCCATTGGAAGGGGTACCGGTTCAAGGCACAGGGTCCGAACACATCGGAAGGCTGCATGCGGAGGCCGCGCCCTCCGCAAGGTCTGAGGCACCCCCCGCTGCGATCGAGGACTCCATCAACGTCTCATTCGCCGTCCCCAAAGGCTTCTCCCATCGGACTCAACGCGTCCCAGACGCGATGCTCTCTTTCTTGGACCCCCATGCCCCCTTGCCGGATGCGGGCCAGGCCCGGCAAGTGAGCTTTGAGCAGCACGTGGCCGAACCGCGCCGAGCCGATCCGGCTCCTGGCGCGAGTGGCGCCCGTGAAGCCCGCTATCGCCACCTGTCCGGCGAACACCGGGACGTTATTGATAAGGCGATCGCCCACGCTGCGGCCCAGCAACACCATAGCGCGGCGACGGTCCGAATATACTCGCATGCGCTTCGCCGATTGGCGAATGATCTCGGCGCTCGCGGCCAAGCGATTGATCTAAAAAATCACCAATCCCTGGTCGATCACGTCGATACTTTCTTTCCGGAAAACCACGGCATGAAGACGGCGTTGAACGTCCTGCGTGCGTATCATGAGCCGGGCTATTCAGCTGCTGCCGCGCGGCCAGCGGTGCCCTCAAAGGCAGACGCGCGTATCTTAGAACAATTGGCCAGTGACAGCAGCTTGGGCTTCGGCAGCCGTAATAACTATGGTCGGAATCTTCGCAGATTTTCTGAAGCGCTTGGGAGCTGGGGCCAGACGATCTCTGGGCTGGATCACAATTCGCGGATCAAATCCGCCGCGACGTTGTTTCCAGGCAATCGCAATCTCTTCTTCGCGTTGCAACGGGTTCGCGATGCGGAGTCCGCGTCAGACAGAAGCGTGGCCGACGCTTTCGCAGCGGCCGGCTCTGGGCACGCCGGAGTTGAGGCCGCCGCCCCGCCAGTCTTAGCTGCCAGCCAACGGCAGATCCGGCCCTGGCCGGATGCGCTTGACCAGGGCAACCACCTGGCACCCGAGCGGGTCATCATCAACAATGAACATTCCACAGCGCTGTTGTGGCCAGCGGAGCGGCAGAGGGCCCTGAATACGCCGCAAGCCGTCGCCATTCAGCAGCCGCTGAGCGAAATCGGCAATTCAGGCGGCCGCATGCCGATGCAGGCCCCCATGCAGCAGTTGGATGAATTGCTATTGGAAGGGGTACCGGTTCAATGGACAGGGTCTGAACACATCGGAAGGCTGCATGCGGAGGCCGCGCCCTCCGCATGGTCTGAGAACCCGCCCGCTGCGATCGAGAACTCCATAAACGTCTCATTCGCCGTCCCCCAAGGCTTCTCCCATGGGATTCAAGGCGTCCCAGGCGCGATGCTCTCTTCCTTGGACCATTATGGTTATGGCTTCTTGCCGGATGCGGAAAAGAAGGAGTGGAACCACGAGATTGAAGGTCGCGGCTACGCCGCCGAGAGGCCAGAAGGGCGCAACGACTTTTCGCTCGTCCATCGCGGTCCAATGAGCGAAGCTGCAGCGGCAGCAGTACCGGCAAGAGCTCCAGGACCCGCCTCGCCAGCCACCGCCAGGCTTTCAGACGCCTATCGCGGTGTTCCGTTGGTCGATCTGACCACCACCTCCGATGCTCGGATCGGAGCTTTTCCGTCAGGCTCATCCAACCTCCCCGCGGGGGCGGTGCTCGGGGCCACCGAACTGCTAAGCGACGCCCATATCCAGAGGGATTACGAATTCCTCGAGCAGCAGCTGCAGCAGGCGGATCCAGCGCTCGCCGCTCGAACGCGGCTGGTGGATCCGTCGGTATCCCATCTGCTGCGCCACATGGAGCAGCCAGACGCGCTAGGCACATTGCAGTCGATTTATAATCGAAACGCCGACCCACCCGACTTCCTGTTCGTGCCAGTGAACGATGGCACTCCTAGCAACCGAGGCACCCATTGGTCGCTGCTGCTCGTAGATCGCCGCGACCCGCAAAGAACGGTCGCCTATCACTACGACTCCGTCCAGCAAAACGACTCCGTCCAGCAAAATCGACGGGGATACAATGACGCGCCTGCCCGAGAGCTCGCAACAAGACTGGACGCGACCATCCTGGTGACACCCGAGACGGCGCAGCAGAACAACCTTGTTGATTGCGGCGTGTTCGTGGTGGACGGCACGCGCGAGCTGGTTCTTCGATTGGCGAACCAAGAGCGGCCAGAACGGCAGCTGCCACTGGACCTCAACTACCTCGTCGCCGATCGGCAGGCGCTGCAAAACCGACTGAGGCAGGGCCGCTTGCCGCACGAGCTTGCCGCAATCCCCGCGGATGCTTTTGCAGCAGCCGGGTCGCAGGTGCAACATGCCGTCTTGCAAGAGCAGCAAGCCCGACAAGTGGCGCCAGCACCGTTTGAACCGCACTTGGGCAGGACTCGCGAGAGCCAGGACGAGCTGACGGGTACACTTGACAACCGCGTGAACAGAGAGGGCGTCATCATAAACACTGAACGTTACACAGTGCTGTTGAGACCGGCGAAGATGCAGAGGACTGACAATCCGCAATCCTTCGCCACGGGGCGGCAAGCGAGCGAAGCAAATACGTCGTCCATCAGGCAAGACTCCGATCAAACCCGAGCAGACCTCATGGCTTCCTCCAGAAGCAGAGAGCGCTTCGACGCCGGACGTTGA
- the virD4 gene encoding type IV secretion system ATPase VirD4 (The ATPase VirD4 is a core component of the VirB/VirD4 form of type IV secretion systems (T4SS), also known as type IVa secretion systems.) — protein MSSTKTTPPNIAISIACSLALGFCAASLYATFRHGGSGEALMTFDVRAFWFETPFYLGFATPVFYRGIAIVLATSAVVLLIQQVVLRRKLEHHGTARWARVDEMRCTGYLRRYRSVTGPVFGKTSGPFWPGYYLTNGEQPHSLIVAPTRAGKGVGIVIPTLLTFKGSVIALDVKGELFELTSRARKATGDNVFKFAPLDSERRTNCYNPLLDLIALPPQLQFTEARRLAANLITAKGEGAEGFVSGARDIFVAGILACIERGTPTIGAVYDLFAQPGEKFKLFAQLAMETRNKEAQRIFDDMAGNDTKILTSYTSVLGDGGLNLWADPAVKAATSRSDFSVYDLRRRRTCIYLCVGPNDLEVIAPLIRLFFQQIVSILQRSLPRQDEKNEVLFLLDEFKHLGKLEAIETAITTIAGYKGRFMLIIQSLSALTGAYGEAGKQNFLSNTGLQVFMATADDETPTYISKAIGEYTFEAKSISYSQARTFDWNIQNSHQGAPLLRPEQVRLLDEDYEIVLIKGLPPLQLRKVRYYSDRILKRIFESQTGALPEPAPLMEAHPDDTDG, from the coding sequence ATGTCTTCAACAAAAACGACGCCCCCCAACATAGCTATTAGCATCGCGTGCTCACTCGCCTTGGGCTTCTGCGCGGCAAGTCTGTACGCAACGTTCCGCCACGGGGGTAGCGGCGAGGCTTTGATGACGTTTGACGTCCGTGCCTTTTGGTTTGAGACGCCGTTCTATCTGGGTTTCGCAACCCCTGTCTTCTATCGGGGCATAGCTATCGTGCTCGCAACGTCGGCGGTCGTCTTGCTGATTCAGCAGGTCGTATTGCGGCGCAAACTCGAACACCACGGGACGGCGCGTTGGGCTCGAGTCGACGAAATGCGATGCACCGGATATCTGCGACGATATCGTAGCGTGACAGGGCCGGTATTTGGGAAGACAAGTGGCCCTTTCTGGCCTGGCTACTACCTGACCAATGGCGAGCAGCCTCACAGCCTCATCGTTGCACCGACCCGCGCCGGCAAGGGCGTCGGCATAGTCATTCCAACGCTACTTACATTCAAAGGCTCAGTGATAGCTCTCGACGTCAAGGGGGAGCTCTTTGAGCTCACCTCTAGGGCGCGCAAAGCCACAGGCGACAACGTGTTCAAATTCGCGCCGCTGGATTCGGAGCGGCGCACCAACTGCTACAATCCGCTGTTGGACCTTATAGCGCTGCCTCCGCAGCTGCAATTCACCGAAGCCCGCCGCTTGGCCGCAAACCTGATCACGGCCAAGGGGGAGGGCGCGGAAGGTTTCGTCAGCGGCGCGCGAGATATCTTTGTCGCGGGGATCCTTGCCTGCATCGAGCGGGGCACGCCAACAATCGGCGCCGTCTATGACCTCTTCGCCCAGCCGGGGGAGAAGTTCAAGCTCTTCGCGCAACTCGCCATGGAGACCCGGAACAAAGAGGCACAACGCATCTTCGACGACATGGCGGGGAACGATACAAAAATCCTGACCTCCTACACGTCCGTCCTCGGCGATGGCGGGCTCAATCTGTGGGCGGATCCGGCTGTAAAGGCAGCGACAAGTCGCTCGGACTTTTCGGTCTATGATCTTCGCCGTCGCAGAACGTGCATCTATCTGTGCGTCGGTCCGAACGACCTTGAGGTGATCGCGCCTTTGATACGCCTGTTCTTTCAGCAAATCGTTTCAATTCTACAGCGGTCGCTGCCCCGCCAAGATGAAAAGAACGAGGTTCTCTTTCTGCTCGACGAGTTCAAGCACTTGGGTAAGCTGGAGGCGATCGAGACCGCAATTACGACCATAGCGGGCTACAAGGGTCGTTTCATGCTCATCATCCAAAGCCTTTCGGCACTGACGGGGGCCTATGGAGAGGCTGGCAAGCAGAATTTTCTGAGCAATACCGGCCTGCAAGTGTTCATGGCCACTGCCGATGACGAGACTCCAACCTACATTTCCAAAGCCATCGGTGAATACACGTTTGAAGCCAAGTCGATTTCCTACAGCCAGGCGCGAACGTTCGATTGGAACATTCAGAATTCACATCAAGGTGCACCGCTGTTGCGTCCCGAACAGGTTCGGCTGCTCGATGAAGACTACGAGATTGTTCTCATCAAAGGCCTGCCACCATTGCAATTGAGGAAGGTGCGATATTATTCGGATCGCATTCTGAAACGCATCTTCGAAAGCCAGACAGGCGCCCTCCCGGAGCCGGCACCCTTGATGGAAGCTCATCCAGATGACACTGACGGTTAA
- a CDS encoding cold-shock protein: MATGTVKWFNSTKVFGFIQPDDGGQDVFVHISAVERAGLSNLVDGQKIKYEIEQDRRSGKSSAGSLSKVG, encoded by the coding sequence ATGGCGACCGGAACAGTGAAGTGGTTCAACAGCACCAAAGTTTTTGGCTTCATCCAGCCCGATGACGGCGGTCAGGACGTTTTCGTCCATATTTCAGCTGTAGAACGGGCTGGACTTTCAAACCTCGTTGATGGGCAGAAGATCAAGTACGAGATCGAGCAGGACCGCCGTAGCGGCAAGTCCTCCGCAGGTAGTCTCAGCAAGGTAGGCTGA
- a CDS encoding type IV secretion system protein VirB3, with the protein MSDRLEVSTLYVAATRPALFLGVPLTLAGLLMMLAGLVIIVLQNPLYEIVLVPLWFGARLVVERDYNAASVALLYLQTAGRSVDGPVWGGASVSANPIRVPKRGRGMV; encoded by the coding sequence ATGAGCGACCGGTTGGAAGTGAGCACCCTCTATGTGGCGGCGACACGTCCCGCACTGTTTTTGGGGGTGCCGCTGACGCTGGCCGGATTGCTGATGATGTTGGCTGGTCTCGTCATCATTGTCCTTCAAAACCCACTTTATGAAATCGTGCTCGTGCCACTCTGGTTTGGCGCCCGGCTGGTTGTTGAGCGTGACTATAACGCCGCAAGCGTCGCGCTCCTCTATTTGCAGACGGCCGGCAGAAGCGTGGACGGGCCGGTCTGGGGCGGCGCGAGCGTCAGCGCCAATCCGATCAGAGTGCCGAAACGCGGAAGAGGAATGGTGTAA
- a CDS encoding type IV secretion system lytic transglycosylase VirB1 — MFIAAWPLAIALLTSMSFPAEPAPLSPREFHRLSRKCAPWVAPSTLAAIAKIESGFETLVAHDNTTGEQLRWIDRLEATRGIKNRLEAQHSVDVGLMQINSKNFSFLNLTPEKAFEPCASLSAAAHLLESRYAGGTTAPAQQLALRRAISAYNTGDVTRGFTNGYVRKVELAAKDISSHPAPTLEPTAQDAPHLEAPGRKAVPPLLQQSQQANGKQPNQNSWDIWGSYESNRSGADPSGPTGSQAAEEPSNPNKLVFD, encoded by the coding sequence ATGTTTATTGCAGCTTGGCCGCTGGCCATCGCCCTGTTGACATCCATGTCATTCCCAGCCGAGCCCGCGCCACTTTCGCCCCGTGAATTCCATCGCCTGTCGCGCAAATGCGCTCCCTGGGTTGCGCCGTCCACCCTCGCCGCGATTGCCAAAATTGAAAGTGGCTTTGAAACGCTGGTGGCTCATGACAACACCACAGGTGAGCAGCTTCGCTGGATAGACCGCCTGGAAGCGACGCGGGGCATCAAGAACCGCCTCGAAGCACAACATTCTGTCGATGTCGGATTGATGCAGATAAACAGCAAGAACTTTTCCTTCCTCAATCTCACGCCGGAAAAGGCTTTCGAGCCCTGCGCCTCGCTATCGGCCGCCGCCCACTTGCTTGAAAGCCGGTATGCCGGCGGCACGACTGCTCCGGCGCAGCAACTGGCGCTTCGCCGTGCCATCTCGGCCTACAACACGGGCGACGTCACGCGTGGCTTCACCAACGGTTATGTACGCAAGGTCGAGTTGGCCGCAAAGGACATCTCGAGTCACCCCGCGCCAACCCTGGAGCCGACCGCTCAAGATGCGCCACACCTTGAGGCACCCGGTCGGAAAGCCGTGCCGCCTCTGCTCCAACAGAGCCAACAGGCCAATGGAAAGCAGCCCAACCAAAATTCTTGGGACATCTGGGGCTCGTATGAGTCAAACCGCTCCGGGGCCGATCCCTCCGGTCCGACAGGCAGCCAGGCTGCGGAAGAACCCTCGAACCCGAACAAACTCGTATTCGATTGA